In Brassica oleracea var. oleracea cultivar TO1000 unplaced genomic scaffold, BOL UnpScaffold04641, whole genome shotgun sequence, the sequence GTGTGATGACCGCAAGGTGCTGTTTGACAATAGGCGTAATATCCCAAAAAGCAAGAAAGACAAGCAAGTCCAGGATCTTCTCAACTTCGTGGAGCAAATCTCAAAGAAGAACAATGGAAAACCATTTATGGCTGACTTATCACTTGAGCTAAGGGTGAAAAACATAGACTCTTCAATAAAACAAGATTCCACATTTAGTTgctttgtttaaataaaattaatctgaAGTTACATCTTCATATCCATTTAAGGAGAACGAGGCTACGTTAGAGGAAAAACAAAAGCAGATTCAAGCAATGAAGGGTCAGTCGAAACAAGAGATAGCACAAGTTAAGAAGGAAATGGAGAAAACTTATAACGAAATGCTCGAAGGGATAAAAGAgaaggtaatatatatatatataatattcactTCATACATCAGTTATATAGAACGTTTATATATCATCACTATGTGCTGGGTTTTGTTGTCTCTGGTTAGATCGCTAACCAACTGAAGGAATCACTGAATGATGTGAAGGAGCAACTAGCTAAGGCACAAGTAGCGAGAGAAGAAGCCGAGAAAAAGATGTCTGAAATGCATAAGCTATCTTCTGATGAGATCAGGAGGCTGAGAGATCAACTCAACAACGCTGAGAGAGAAACCGCTAGATTGCGCAGACAGCAGCGTACACAAAAATGCTCTGTTct encodes:
- the LOC106321994 gene encoding moesin/ezrin/radixin homolog 1-like, yielding EILKECDDRKVLFDNRRNIPKSKKDKQVQDLLNFVEQISKKNNGKPFMADLSLELRENEATLEEKQKQIQAMKGQSKQEIAQVKKEMEKTYNEMLEGIKEKIANQLKESLNDVKEQLAKAQVAREEAEKKMSEMHKLSSDEIRRLRDQLNNAERETARLRRQQRTQKCSVL